Proteins from a single region of Vairimorpha necatrix chromosome 6, complete sequence:
- a CDS encoding protein PNS1, giving the protein MNRSTADSQYVRKSRKFHDAWAFILYAISVTGFSTYSILNIDNSNIILTNLFNTQIFLCSSLIALVFLILTFTCLRLIPEIFLKTTFALYPFLTLFIIANILKQNNYVPSAGLIGPVLSLILWAYFAYNYWKWLASVAKITNIAIKIIFNNLLTVLLGLLFVSSLIGFQLFLILNLDYETNKNLSSSHVLYFFYILNIFWTFSNAVYFFKVYITSVVAFNVLGDSGSHMMNIIKNTLYSLGSICFGGLLIAIISTVKFFINNERERNQRDNERSNLFVDIMLCVASFICSILESFIEFANTLTFPYIAIHGESYSKSMRSAFDISANVSPVGLIGLNALNMGLSITTLFFGIICGYYVYYINGPILDLNMLRGSILSCVLPIIFYMLAMVSITSGFLGLVYITAENSDIIDDKYKNDLENALLGK; this is encoded by the coding sequence ATGAATAGATCAACAGCAGATTCACAATACGTTAGAAAATCAAGAAAATTCCACGATGCATGGGCATTTATATTGTATGCTATTTCAGTGACAGGATTTTCTACTTATAGCATATTGAACATTGACAATTCTAACATAATACTTacaaatttgtttaatacTCAGATTTTTCTTTGCTCCAGTTTAATAGCTTTAGTATTTCTAATACTTACTTTTACATGTCTAAGATTAATCCCagaaatatttctaaagaCAACTTTCGCTTTGTATCCATTTCTTactctttttataatagcgaatattctaaaacaaaataattatgtaCCGAGTGCTGGATTGATTGGTCCTGTCCTTTCGTTGATATTATGGGCTTATTTTGCTTATAACTATTGGAAGTGGTTAGCATCTGTGgcaaaaattacaaatatagCAATcaagataatttttaataaccTTCTTACTGTTCTATTGGGGTTGTTATTTGTTTCATCTTTAATTGGATTTCAATTATTCTTAATATTGAATTTGGATTATGAGACTAACAAGAATTTATCTTCTTCACATGTTCTTTACTTCTTCTATATTCTGAATATATTCTGGACATTTTCTAATgcagtttattttttcaaagttTATATAACATCTGTTGTAGCGTTTAATGTTTTGGGGGATTCGGGATCGCATATGATGAATATCATCAAGAATACATTGTACTCTCTAGGTTCAATCTGCTTCGGAGGCTTGTTAATAGCTATCATATCAAcagttaaattttttataaataatgaaaGAGAAAGAAATCAAAGAGACAATGAAAGAAGCAATTTGTTTGTTGATATAATGTTATGTGTCGCatcatttatttgttcAATTTTAGAAAGTTTTATTGAATTTGCTAATACTTTGACATTCCCATATATTGCTATACACGGAGAAAGTTATTCTAAATCGATGCGCTCTGCCTTTGATATATCCGCAAATGTGTCCCCTGTAGGATTAATCGGACTTAATGCACTCAATATGGGATTGTCTATCACCACACTTTTCTTTGGTATTATCTGTGGATATTAtgtatattatattaatggTCCTATATTAGATCTTAATATGTTAAGAGGTTCTATCCTAAGTTGTGTTCTgccaataatattttacatgtTAGCAATGGTTTCTATAACATCAGGATTCCTCGGGTTGGTTTATATTACTGCAGAAAATTCTGATATAATTgatgataaatataaaaatgatctAGAAAATGCATTATTAGGCAAATAA
- a CDS encoding cell division cycle 5-like protein (CDC5L), with amino-acid sequence MALEKENNLWKKSEDEILKMGVMKYGPNKWNKVSSLLKRTPLECKERFENFLSLNNTWTEEEQEKLLEISRHLKPQWGLIGQIMNKSEQACYEKYISSVYKQIEVSKHDELKEATEEFVNEDVECAYKRIKKRINRKEKKNKIDYI; translated from the coding sequence ATGGCTCTAGAAAAAGAGAATAACTTGTGGAAGAAATCAGAAGACGAAATCTTGAAAATGGGCGTCATGAAATACGGCCCAAACAAGTGGAACAAAGTCTCTTCTCTCCTGAAAAGAACACCCCTTGAGTGCAAAGAAagatttgaaaattttttaagtttaaaTAATACGTGGACAGAAGAAGAACAAgagaaattattagaaatctCTAGACATCTCAAGCCCCAGTGGGGGCTTATTGGTCAAATTATGAATAAAAGTGAACAAGCTtgttatgaaaaatatattagcAGTGTGTACAAACAAATAGAAGTATCAAAACATGACGAACTTAAAGAAGCGACAGAAGAATTTGTAAATGAAGATGTAGAATGTGcctataaaagaataaaaaaacgaataaatcgaaaagaaaaaaagaacaaaatagattatatataa
- a CDS encoding exonuclease 1-like protein yields the protein MPIRGIETIKKSSLNTWIAKAQVSVLKDSILAIDGFWFLRKYVVTGNMSDFFISKCDERFLAPVLRLIKMSNLSKIQILFVWDGLDFEKPISNSKTTDFDKLKTGFEAYKKNEEKICNQNWKHLLDFEDVVSPINKLLKQFGHDAVRAPYSATAQIAYFLQNNMCNYGFCKSDALIFEGVEKIITDFHLENSEHFMFTAFNKKNFMKAFELTNQNFRILAFALGCEFCPTIPEYADNFIPENIITIVKTRDFDNYLEELSKNNPIYLKYINSFYTAFVLIDFHPVMKEEGKVSFFKNSEVVPSDFTNIFGKRLSDKFYKLLFNCKNIVKILEKIKKNEVKFLEKNISYKLLTNQNPDKSDLQTLLVKDLKISDKIPKSIQVLYYYLITENIVKEKCLDKLICTSNLEENMIMSQNVPEKDFDYSQIEFVYKCNKIIRQLKETKEVYEIVSPTGDTNDLNFDFNIFLFPILYYNKNKENLNDNGTKYLLNFIEGIKDHIELNAEINESYKKTFQDIK from the coding sequence aTGCCTATAAGAGGAATAGAAACAATAAAGAAATCATCTTTAAACACTTGGATTGCTAAAGCACAAGTTTCTGTTTTAAAAGATTCAATTTTGGCAATAGACGGTTTTTGGTTCttaagaaaatatgttGTCACTGGTAACATGAgcgatttttttattagcaAATGCGACGAAAGATTTTTGGCACCAGTTTTAAgattaattaaaatgtcAAATCTATCAAAAATCCAAATCCTTTTTGTTTGGGATGGTTTGGATTTTGAAAAACCAATTTCAAATTCAAAAACAACTGATTTtgacaaattaaaaacggGATTTGAagcttataaaaaaaatgaagaaaaaatttgcaATCAAAATTGGAAACATTTACTTGATTTTGAAGATGTTGTTTCAccaataaacaaattattaaaacaatttgGTCATGATGCAGTAAGAGCTCCTTATTCCGCTACGGCACAAATTGcgtattttttacaaaataatatgtGCAATTACGGATTTTGTAAATCTGATGCTTTGATTTTTGAAGGTGttgaaaaaatcataaCTGATTTTCATTTGGAAAATTCTGAACATTTTATGTTCACAgctttcaataaaaaaaattttatgaaagCTTTTGAATTAActaatcaaaattttagaattttgGCTTTTGCACTGGGCTGCGAATTTTGTCCAACTATCCCGGAATACGCAGACAATTTTATAccagaaaatattattactattgtaaaaacaagagattttgataattatttagaagaactttctaaaaataatcctatttatttaaaatatattaattcattttataCAGCATTTGTTTTAATAGATTTTCATCCAGTAATGAAAGAAGAAGGTAaagtttcattttttaaaaatagcGAAGTTGTACCATCtgattttacaaatatatttgggAAAAGATTGTCcgataaattttacaaattattatttaattgtaaaaatatcgtaaaaattttagaaaaaattaaaaaaaatgaggtgaaatttttagaaaaaaacatctcatataaattattaactAATCAAAATCCCGATAAATCAGATTTACAGACTTTATTGGTCAaagatttgaaaatatcGGATAAAATACCCAAGTCTATACAAGTACTTTATTATTACCTTATAACAGAGAATATagtaaaagaaaaatgcTTAGACAAATTGATCTGTACTTCTAATCTTGAAGAGAACATGATCATGTCTCAAAATGTTCCGGAAAAGGATTTTGATTACTCACAGATCGAATTTGTTTACAAATGcaacaaaattataaggCAGCTTAAAGAAACAAAAGAAGTTTATGAGATTGTGTCCCCCACGGGGGACAcaaatgatttaaattttgattttaatatttttttattcccAATTTTGTACTACAATaagaataaagaaaatctCAACGACAATGGtactaaatatttacttaattttattgaagGAATAAAAGACCACATTGAGCTAAATGCAGAAATTAATgaatcttataaaaaaacatttcaggatataaaataa
- a CDS encoding Rho Ras-like GTP-binding protein has product MNEGKQVLSKQLTVLGYGTCGKTSILNRQINQKFDEKLEPTVFTSANIEYKEENHLVELKLWDTAGQDEFSRFRHLALPNAHYVLICFNVDNRKSYNEVTNTFIPQIKEINPEAKYFLAATKIDLRDDSETLEKLAHEGDSPITRNEGMRLAKEIDAVAYFETSAKLNIGISELFEQVAKYAIKENSKKDRSALHKLLCFFSCC; this is encoded by the coding sequence ATGAATGAAGGTAAACAAGTTTTATCAAAACAATTGACCGTCTTGGGTTACGGGACATGTGGTAAAAcaagtattttaaatagaCAAATCAACCAAAAATTTGACGAGAAATTAGAACCAACTGTATTTACATCTGCAAATatagaatataaagaagaaaaccATCTAGTCGAATTGAAGCTTTGGGACACAGCAGGACAAGACGAATTTAGTCGTTTTAGACATTTGGCCTTGCCAAATGCCCACTACGTCTTAATTTGCTTTAATGTGGACAATCGTAAATCTTACAATGAAGTAACAAACACATTCATTCCTCAAATTAAGGAAATCAACCCCGAGGCCAAATATTTCCTGGCTGCCACTAAAATAGATTTGAGAGATGACAGCGAGACACTTGAGAAATTGGCACATGAAGGAGACTCGCCCATAACACGGAACGAAGGAATGAGACTGGCCAAAGAAATAGACGCAGTGGCATATTTCGAGACATCTGCTAAATTGAACATAGGAATAAGCGAATTATTTGAACAAGTGGCAAAGTACGCcataaaagaaaacagTAAAAAAGACAGATCAGCATTACATAAACTTCTCTGTTTCTTTTCGTGTTGctaa
- a CDS encoding endonuclease, which translates to MQFVNKGTFDMATAIKTVGCFSGKKEEDINTWLRDTTFTARVMGLTEDQTARLICLSLRGPALSWIAMAFERVSELDLAEVTKSLKLRFYSSQKTLATLDEFVKPQQFGNLEAFIDFCRKGNSLIEQQTMEYKSVSLIVIKKSPSVLKSILYDFARQCQDWSEFLRRTEEVSWIAFPMKSNTTNTDETLDNRTLKVAPSKKGNIPYTIENYKINSCFTNPCYINVEFNRKRHRALIDTGADVSLIPARVLEGTNIRFTRSSTIIRAASGTPLEITGRCLNINFRTENTSITFSPYVTERTPDYIILGVDAIRTNPILLEQLIRKFANTVKKGSLINKVNYISIEEKYHDMFKTEISELTLCNMGKHQIETTVAKAIYQKNGKIPLHFEEEITQQIKKNLQLGVIRNSRSPWNSRVVPVTKPDGSIRLCIDYRELNKITVKDKYPLPRIDEILDDLADATIFSTLDATSGYYQIALEEVDKEKTAFSWRGGHYEFNRMPFGLCNAPATFQRTMDKIFVKENRKFVIPYLDDIIIYSKNHQEHREHLEIILGKLKAAGIALNRKKCHFFKEEIKILGNIVTNKTIKPDPEKVKAINEYKEPTNIAQLRSFLGLINYCREFIRNLSAIAAPLYELFKGESKRSVKSISLSKKEKRAFEDLKRLLTEETIRYKINLRKPFILTTDASEQGIGAILSQIGDDGKEHFVSAFSKSLEKAHKNYSTTDKELLAVVKGIENYRHYLLGREFILKTDHKALTYLWEAKNPTSRLLRWAMKLQEYAFQSTYIKGEVNGADGLSRQNPTEKDINIIEATGPSDEDRQKILESYHLDVGHASASTMSFMISQRYKWAGMHKDIKEHVEKCKTCLKSGYPLRNTKNKVIRSERPNQIWVIDLIGRICDTSGQNSFIFIAIDHYSKWVETAVINYKTGSKIMGLIQQLIIEKHGIPERILTDNGLEFINSDIKDLAEKNGIDWQYSSPEHHETVGAVERANQTLMKILNKITDFGRVSWKNKLPEATRCLNLSYNRSIGTSPFMLRENKLPMLSVDKALDKEEVTFSAEETKSKRDENFEKYNKAIVKGKVEVVKKLNVGDKVLIYRETKSGKFKCNWEDGYVITEIILPDAYVVKKNGKVYRLNKTRVKADTSI; encoded by the coding sequence ATGCAATTCGTAAATAAAGGAACATTCGACATGGCGACAGCGATAAAAACTGTTGGCTGCTTCAGTGGAAAGAAGGAAGAGGATATAAATACATGGTTGCGTGACACAACGTTCACGGCGAGGGTTATGGGACTGACCGAAGATCAGACCGCCAGACTTATCTGCCTGAGTCTACGGGGGCCAGCTCTCTCATGGATAGCAATGGCATTTGAACGGGTGTCAGAACTTGATCTGGCAGAGGTTACTAAGAGTCTAAAATTGAGATTTTACAGTTCACAGAAAACTCTGGCCACTCTAGACGAGTTTGTTAAACCGCAACAATTTGGCAACCTAGAGGCTTTCATAGACTTCTGCAGGAAAGGAAACTCACTTATAGAGCAACAAACAATGGAGTACAAATCAGTCAGCCTCATAGTAATCAAGAAGTCTCCTTCAGTCCTCAAATCAATTCTTTATGATTTTGCTAGACAATGCCAAGATTGGAGTGAATTCCTGAGGCGCACAGAGGAAGTTTCTTGGATAGCATTCCCTATGAAAAGTAACACGACTAATACGGACGAGACACTAGATAACAGGACTTTGAAGGTCGCACCATCGAAGAAGGGAAATATACCCTACACCATAGAAAACTACAAGATCAACAGCTGTTTCACTAACCCTTGCTACATAAACGTAGAATTCAATCGTAAACGACATCGAGCATTAATTGATACCGGAGCTGATGTCTCCCTGATACCCGCAAGAGTCCTCGAAGGGACAAATATCAGATTTACCAGATCTTCAACGATCATACGAGCAGCATCAGGGACACCATTGGAGATTACAGGAAGATGTCtaaatatcaattttaGGACGGAAAACACTTCAATTACTTTCAGCCCTTACGTCACAGAACGGACACCGGACTACATAATCTTAGGAGTTGACGCTATACGAACGAACCCCATATTACTGGAACAACTGATCAGAAAATTCGCCAATACAGTCAAGAAAGGCTCACTGATTAACAAAGTCAATTACATCTCAATCGAAGAGAAATACCATGACATGTTCAAAACTGAAATTTCAGAGCTTACACTTTGTAACATGGGGAAACATCAAATCGAGACAACAGTAGCGAAGGCAATTTACCAGAAAAATGGAAAGATCCCTCTGCACTTTGAAGAGGAAATCACACAACAGATCAAGAAGAACTTGCAGTTGGGCGTAATAAGAAATAGTAGGAGCCCCTGGAACAGTAGAGTTGTTCCGGTAACGAAACCTGATGGGTCGATCAGGCTCTGTATAGATTACAGAGAGCTCAACAAGATAACAGTCAAAGATAAATACCCCCTCCCACGAATTGATGAAATTCTCGACGATCTAGCTGACGCTACTATCTTTTCGACATTAGATGCTACGTCGGGATATTATCAGATAGCCCTTGAAGAAGTAGACAAGGAGAAGACAGCATTCAGCTGGAGAGGAGGACATTATGAATTTAACAGGATGCCGTTTGGGCTATGTAATGCCCCTGCTACTTTTCAGAGAACTATGGATAAGATTTTTGTGAAAGAAAACAGAAAATTCGTCATACCATACTTGGATGACATTATTATCTATTCTAAAAATCACCAGGAACACCGTGAACACTTGGAAATCATATTGGGTAAGCTTAAGGCAGCAGGAATCGCACTTAACAGGAAGAAGTGCCACTTCTtcaaagaagaaattaaaattctaGGGAATATAGTAACAAACAAGACGATCAAACCGGACCCAGAGAAGGTCAAAGCCATAAACGAGTATAAGGAGCCGACGAATATTGCTCAACTACGGTCGTTTCTTGGGCTCATAAATTACTGTAGGGAGTTCATCCGTAACTTATCAGCGATAGCAGCCCCTCTCTACGAACTGTTTAAAGGAGAGTCAAAGCGAAGTGTTAAGAGTATTTCTCTCAGCAAAAAGGAGAAACGGGCATTCGAAGATCTAAAGAGACTTCTCACAGAAGAGACAATAAGATACAAGATTAATCTCAGGAAACCGTTTATACTGACTACGGATGCGTCAGAGCAGGGAATAGGCGCGATCCTCTCACAGATTGGAGATGATGGGAAGGAGCACTTCGTAAGTGCATTCAGCAAAAGTTTAGAGAAAGCCCATAAGAACTACTCTACAACAGACAAAGAACTCTTGGCCGTTGTAAAAGGCATCGAGAACTATAGACACTACCTCCTGGGTAGAGAGTTCATATTGAAGACGGACCACAAAGCGCTGACTTATCTATGGGAAGCTAAGAACCCTACCAGTAGATTGCTGAGGTGGGCAATGAAGTTGCAGGAGTATGCATTTCAATCAACCTACATAAAAGGAGAGGTTAATGGAGCAGACGGGTTAAGCAGACAAAACCCGACAGAgaaagatataaatatcatCGAAGCTACAGGACCAAGCGATGAAGACAGACAGAAGATCTTAGAATCCTACCATCTAGACGTTGGACATGCTAGCGCTAGTACGATGAGCTTCATGATTTCACAGAGGTACAAATGGGCAGGAATGCATAAGGACATCAAGGAACACGTAGAAAAGTGTAAAACGTGCTTGAAATCGGGATACCCATTACGAaacacaaaaaacaaagttATACGATCAGAGAGGCCGAACCAAATATGGGTGATAGATCTCATAGGACGCATATGCGACACTTCGGGTCAAAACAGCTTCATATTCATTGCTATTGACCACTACTCTAAATGGGTCGAGACGGCTGTTATTAACTATAAAACAGGGTCGAAAATAATGGGATTAATCCAGCAATTGATTATCGAGAAACACGGCATTCCAGAAAGAATCTTGACTGACAACGGGctagaatttataaattctgACATCAAAGACCTGGCCGAAAAGAATGGTATTGACTGGCAATACAGTTCACCAGAACATCACGAAACTGTAGGCGCAGTAGAAAGAGCGAATCAGACGTTAATGAAGatactaaataaaattacagATTTCGGAAGGGTAAGCTGGAAGAACAAGCTTCCAGAAGCCACGAGATGCCTCAACCTGTCTTATAATCGGAGCATAGGAACATCGCCGTTCATGTTAAGGGAGAATAAATTGCCGATGCTGTCTGTAGACAAAGCGCTAGACAAGGAAGAAGTGACATTCTCAGCGGAGGAAACGAAGAGTAAGCGCGATGAAAACTTCGAAAAGTACAATAAAGCAATCGTGAAAGGGAAAGTAGAGGTGGTGAAAAAGCTAAACGTGGGCgataaagttttaatatatcGTGAGACCAAAAGCGGGAAGTTCAAGTGCAATTGGGAAGATGGATACGTGATCacagaaataattttaccCGATGCCTATGTGGTAAAAAAGAATGGAAAAGTATACAGGCTTAACAAAACACGAGTTAAAGCAGATACTTCAATTTAG